The Pseudomonadota bacterium nucleotide sequence AGTTTGGTGTTGGAGCGTTCCAGCTCGGCCGTGCGCGCGCTGATCTGGGCTTCGAGGTGGTCCTGTGAGGCCTGCGCGCCCGCGCGCTGCGTGTCGATTTCGGCCGCCATGTGATTCATCGCGTCGGCGAGCTCGGCAAACTCGGTGTCGGCAACCGACTGGATCCGGTGGCCGAAGCCGCCCGCCCGGTAGCTCTCGACGGCCTGCTTGAACACGTTCAACGACGACGTCAGCGCCCGCCAGGTCGAAAAGATCAAGAGCGCCCCGAGCAACAGGCTGAAGGCCACCACGCCGGGCAGCACCCGGGTCAGGAAGGACGTGAGCTCGCGCGCGATGCGGCCGGTCTCGCGCACCTCGCGCAACTCGTCCGCGAGGGCCTCGTCGATCAGGCGGTTGAACCGGCCTTCGAGCGCGTCGCTGCGCAACCGATCCAGTGCGATGCGGGCGGCGGGACGGTCGTTCGCGTCGATGGCGTCACGCACCGCCTGGCTGCCCTCGATGATGTCCTCGGCCAGAGCCTCGATGCGGTTGAAGTGCTCGAGCTCGGCCGCCTGACGCAGCGCATCGACAGGATCCCGGTCGGCGTTGATGCCGTCGCGCACGGTGGCCAACGCCGCACGCAGTGCCCGCTGGTTGCGAAAGCGGGCCTCGAGGTCCGCGACGTTGCCCTCGGACACGATCTCGGCCATCGAGCTGAGTTTGCGGTAGGTGTGGTCCGACACCGCGCGGTAGCTCGAGTACACGTCCTGCGCATGCGCGCTGCGCTCGAGGAAGTAGCTGTGTTGGCGCGCGCCGAACCAGATCAACGCCGCCGACACCAACACGACAGCGAACAGCCCCGCGCCGGTGAACGCGAGGCGGCGTTTGAAGCTGCTGGCGGTGGAGAGCATCATGGCGGCGCGCTGACGGCGGGTGAAAACGGGCGTGCCTACGGTAATGCGGTGTCCTCAGGCGGGCAACACGACGCCGTGAAAACACTGGGCGAAGCGCGGCGCCTTCTCCTTGACGCCACGCCCGCCCAGGGCCAACTGCAGAGCACTGCAGGTGACGCGGGTACCCGCCGTCCACTCGCCGGGTTCAACGCGGTGTCATCGCGCGGCGCCGAACCGAATTGCAGTGATCGTTTGCCCGACGCTGTCGCGCCCGCACTGAATCATCACAGCCCAATCCGAGTCGGCTCTCTCGCACAAACCCGCCGTCCATTGCCGTGGTTGTGTTCAAAGCCCGTCACGATGTTTGTGTCCGAATGTTACTGACGGTTCGTCATCGGTAACGTGATGGTTGGCTGAACAGAGCCTCACCCCACCATGAACAGAACATGAACGCTCGCGTGCGAAAGGACGCACCCGACGGAACCGCCCCTGTGTTTGAGAATGCCGATGGCAGCACATGAATTAACATAATTTACAATTTACGCTTCATGCCAGGCAGCACCTCGGACCGCCCCGAACCGCGCCGACGCTGCACACGAGCCGTGTGCTCAGCGCGTCCCCTCCGAGAAGCGTGACACCGCCCGGTTGACCACGCGGCCTACCACGGCGTAGAGCGTCACCGACATCACACCGAGCACCAACATGGCTGCAAACATCAGATCGACCTTGGCCCGGCCACTGGCCAGCAACATCAGGTAGCCGAGCCCACTCGAAGAGCCGACCCACTCGCCGATCACCGCCCCGATGGGCGCATAGACTGCCGCGAGCTTGAGGCCCGCACCCAGCGCCGGGAGCGCGTGCGGCACCCGCAGGCGCACCAGCACCGCGCGCTCGCGTGCGCCCATCGTCTGGGCCAGGTCCAACCACCCTGCCGGCGTGCGCAGCAGGCCATCGAGGAACGCCGACATAACCGGAAAGAAGATGATCAGCACCGCCATCGCCACCTTGGACCACAAACCGTAACCGAGCCACAGGGTCAGGATGGGTGCCAGCGCGAAGACCGGCAGCGCTTGCGTGAACGCCAACAGGGGCTTGAGCAGATCGCGCGCGCGCCGCGAGTGCGCGAGCGAGAGCGCCGTGAGCGCACCGAGGCTCCCACCCAGCACGAGGCCGATCAACACCTCGATCAGTGTGGTGCCGGCGTGTGAGGCCAGCAGGGCCCCGTTGTCCCACAACGCGGCTCCGACCTTGGCCGGGCACGGCAGGATGAAGTGCGGCAGATCGAAGACGGTGACCACCGCCTGCCACAACAGCAACGCCAACACCGCCGACGCGAGCGCGGCCCGCATCAGACCGCCGCCTCGGGTTCGCGCAGACGCCGAAGCAACTGCCCCTGCAACCGCAGCGTCGCGTCGTCGTCGACCGGCCTCGGCGGCGGCGCCGACGGCATCACGATGTCCTCCACAGCCACCGGGGTCATCAACAGCACGCGGTGGCCGAGCCGGGCTGCTTCCGCCGGATCGTGCGTGACCATGACCACGGTGCGCCCGACCAACACCTCCGCTGCGAGGTCTTGCATCTCCGAGCGGGTGCGGGCGTCGAGCGCCGAGAAGGGCTCGTCGAGCAGCACCACGGGCTTGTCTTCCATCAGCGTGCGGGCGAGCGCAACCCGTTGTCGCTGCCCGCCCGAGAGCTGCGGTGGCCGCTTGCCGGCGTGCGCCTGCAACCCCACCCGGTCGATCAGGCCCAGCACGCGGTCGCGGTCGACCGCCTCGCCGCGCAGGCGCGCACCGAGCGACACGTTCTCCACCACGCCGTGCCACGGCAGCAGCAGGTCCTGTTGCGCCATCAGGGCCACGCGGTGGGCGAGCGGTTCACCGTCGTCGGCAGCGAGTTCACCCTCGAAACGCCAGTGCACGGGCAGCCCGGCCAGCAGCCGCAGCACGGTGCTCTTGCCGATGCCCGACGCACCGAGCAACGCCGTCCAGCTGGCGGCGTCGCAGCGGACATCGGCAAACGGCACCCGGTGTCGGCCGCCGTCGCCGAGCGTCCCGTTCAGCCGGATGGCAGGGGGCAGCGTCAGGGTTGCAATCCCATGTCCCAGAAACCCACTTCGAGTCGCGTGGCGGTCTCGAACCGCGCAGCGAGCTGCGCAAAGCGCGGTACGGCGTCGAAGTCCGCGCCGAGTCGCCGCGCGAGCGCACCGTCGATCAACTCGCCCACGGCAACGCACAGGCCCTGGTAGTCCTCGCCGGCGTAGGTCTCGATCCAGTCACGGTAGGTGTCGGAACCGCGGCGTGCCGCCGTGTCCAGGCCGATCTCACCGTAGCCGAACACGCACGGTGCGAGCGCCGCGAGCAGGTCCAGCAGGTCGCCCGAGTACCCCGCTTCGAGCACGTAACGCGTGTAAGCGAGGTTCTCCGCGCGCTCCACCGTCTCGCCGAGCGCCGCTTCGCTGATGCCCGCCTCGCGGCAGATACCCACGTGCAGTTGCATTTCCTCGTTCACCAACGCGTTGACCGTGCCGGCGGCAGTCTTCATCTCGTCAAGCGTGTCGGACTTTGCCACCGCCAGCGCCCAGGCACGCGAGAAATGCAGCAGGAACACGTAGTCTTGCCGCAAGTAGTGCAGAAACGCGTCTCGAGGCAAGGTGCCGGCAGCGAGGCCGTCGACGAAGGCGTGCCGCGTGTACGCAGCCCAGCTCGCCGACGCCCCGCGCCAGGCCGCAAACGCGCGACCGTAGTCCGGGTCCGGTGTCACGGCAGCACCTCGATGGCGATGTCGGCAACCGGGTTCACCGCATCGATCAGCCCCGAATCCGCCAGCCACTGCTCGAAGCGCGCGTAGCGGCCGCTGTCGAGGCCGGCGGGCCGCAAGGCAAAGCGCGGCAGCGTGTCGACCCACGCACGCGCGTTCAATTCGTCCTGCAGCTCCTTGGCCGTGCCAGCGAATATCTCCCAGCTCGCCTCGGGGTTGTTGACGATGTACTGCGTCGCTTTCTCGGTCGCCAACAGAAAGCGGTACACCGCGTCGGTGTCCATGCGCTCGGGGTTGGCAACGTAGATCAGTTCGTCGTAGGCCGGCACACCCTCCTCCTCGATGTAGTAGCACCGCCCGGCAACGCCCTCGATGTCCATCTGGTTGAGCTCGAAATTGCGGTATGCGCCAATCACGGCGTCGACCTGTCCGGACATCAGGGCCGGTGACAACGAGAAGTTCACATTGACCATCTCGACATCCTCAAGCGC carries:
- a CDS encoding HAMP domain-containing sensor histidine kinase, translating into MMLSTASSFKRRLAFTGAGLFAVVLVSAALIWFGARQHSYFLERSAHAQDVYSSYRAVSDHTYRKLSSMAEIVSEGNVADLEARFRNQRALRAALATVRDGINADRDPVDALRQAAELEHFNRIEALAEDIIEGSQAVRDAIDANDRPAARIALDRLRSDALEGRFNRLIDEALADELREVRETGRIARELTSFLTRVLPGVVAFSLLLGALLIFSTWRALTSSLNVFKQAVESYRAGGFGHRIQSVADTEFAELADAMNHMAAEIDTQRAGAQASQDHLEAQISARTAELERSNTKLASVSEMRRQFLADISHELRTPLTIIQGEADVALRGETKTAEQYQDALERVREQTVHTTRLVQDLLFIARTEDGKAPLHLRSAAVVPLVSQVCEDMRPLANERLITLVEQYADTEVVAELDAGRFKQVVTILIDNAIKYSYRDAQVEVSVARRDNQIEVQVVDDGIGLSYHQSNQVFSRFYRGVDGVSTPAGTGLGLPVAKAIVDAHGGSIYLRGESGRGTTATVLLPVEPQLRASP
- a CDS encoding ABC transporter permease, coding for MRAALASAVLALLLWQAVVTVFDLPHFILPCPAKVGAALWDNGALLASHAGTTLIEVLIGLVLGGSLGALTALSLAHSRRARDLLKPLLAFTQALPVFALAPILTLWLGYGLWSKVAMAVLIIFFPVMSAFLDGLLRTPAGWLDLAQTMGARERAVLVRLRVPHALPALGAGLKLAAVYAPIGAVIGEWVGSSSGLGYLMLLASGRAKVDLMFAAMLVLGVMSVTLYAVVGRVVNRAVSRFSEGTR
- a CDS encoding ATP-binding cassette domain-containing protein, producing the protein MPFADVRCDAASWTALLGASGIGKSTVLRLLAGLPVHWRFEGELAADDGEPLAHRVALMAQQDLLLPWHGVVENVSLGARLRGEAVDRDRVLGLIDRVGLQAHAGKRPPQLSGGQRQRVALARTLMEDKPVVLLDEPFSALDARTRSEMQDLAAEVLVGRTVVMVTHDPAEAARLGHRVLLMTPVAVEDIVMPSAPPPRPVDDDATLRLQGQLLRRLREPEAAV
- a CDS encoding TenA family protein, yielding MTPDPDYGRAFAAWRGASASWAAYTRHAFVDGLAAGTLPRDAFLHYLRQDYVFLLHFSRAWALAVAKSDTLDEMKTAAGTVNALVNEEMQLHVGICREAGISEAALGETVERAENLAYTRYVLEAGYSGDLLDLLAALAPCVFGYGEIGLDTAARRGSDTYRDWIETYAGEDYQGLCVAVGELIDGALARRLGADFDAVPRFAQLAARFETATRLEVGFWDMGLQP
- a CDS encoding ABC transporter substrate-binding protein, with translation MKAALALCATLFATHVVANDKMTLLLDWFVNPDHGPVIVADELGYFAEQGLDIEIVAPADPSAPPKLVAAGQADLAISYQPQLHLQIHEGLPLKRVGTLVATPLNCLLTLEEGPIQSIADLKGKKIGFSVAGVEEAVLKAVLGKHGVALEDVEMVNVNFSLSPALMSGQVDAVIGAYRNFELNQMDIEGVAGRCYYIEEEGVPAYDELIYVANPERMDTDAVYRFLLATEKATQYIVNNPEASWEIFAGTAKELQDELNARAWVDTLPRFALRPAGLDSGRYARFEQWLADSGLIDAVNPVADIAIEVLP